TTAACCTTAGTAATGCCATTGTCTTTTAACATTTTAACAACAATTTTAGGAGGCAATGGATGCGAAGCTAAGTTCCCCCAGTTGACGCCGACGCCTGGCACAACAGCTGAAACAGCCACTTGAACAATATTCAACATGCAGAAACTCCATAACAGGACACTGCAGGCTCCGGCCGCCATGGTGGAGGAAAGTGGATGTTTCTCAGGATGGAGAGAGAGAATAAACAGCTGAAATAACTGGACAAATGAGAATGGCGTTGGAGGAAAGACTTTTTCTCAATATTTTTCGGTGGTCTGATTCTGTTTGTTTAGAGATGAGAAAAGGGTATGGTAATTTAGATGGTTTGCTATATCTGGGATGTGTTTTTCCATGGAAAGCTAAGAGAAACTCCCACCCAATTTAGTTGGAATTTTTCAAAGAATATGAATCTacttaatataaaaagaaaggAGCTATTTCTTCGGGCTTTTTACCAATTTAGTGGGgccatgatttattttttaattattaatatattataataaaatatttatattatattaatttaaaaatattatttatattatatttttataataataaatattttttataattttaatataataatatttaataaattttattaataataacaatctaGTGATTGCATATAAcaccataattttatttttaattttaaatattaatatattttatatgttaatatttaatatattttattattaatatttaaattaaaaatattatcaaccttatataattttaatattttaaaattaatattattctacGTATATACGACTCTATAATAACagttcaataaaattaataaaatatattattaaaaatataatataaataaaattattaaattaatataatataaaaataatatattaattaatttatattattataatattttaataattagaaaaataaaaaattaaatcatggcAGGCGTCATTGAGTGATGCcatactatttttaaaaataataataaaaaaaatgatctgaggccacagaaaatgatttaattttttttattttttaattattaatatattataatattatattaatattatattaatttaataatattatttatattatatttttataataataaatattttttataattttaatatattaatatttaataaattttattattaatatttaaataaaaattactgatattatataattttaggatcataaaattaatattatattgcgtttgaatatataaaaatcatatCATATACATTTATCTcataataaaacttttattattttaataaattaatataataattttgtaattaaataatactaataattttGTACACGTTAACATTATTTTATAACTCTACAAAGTATTGAGACGAgttataaatagttattatattttataaaaatatttttaatatataaaaatacattgagttatttataatttataaaaaaaataaattaattaatctaatcacaaaataaattaattaaatttattatttttaaaaattataaataatcaagGGATCGGATTCAATATCTAATCataacataattttattttataattttaaatagcagctcaataaaaaaattttaatttttataattttaaatatttatattaattaattaattaatttttttattaattatttaaattacagtgtaattttattttataattttaaataatagctcaataaaaagtaaatttaatttttataattttaaatattcatattaattaatttattattaattatttaaattcagcataattttattttataattttaaaaaacagtttaataaaaaataaatttaatttttataattttaaatatttatattaattaattaacttatttatttatttattaattatttaatttagtattcttgtacatatatttaataacagtaaataaatttataattaatattatttaattataatattattataataatatattaaaattaataaaatatattataataatatattaaatcaatataatataaatattttattataatatattaataattaaaaaataaaaaaaataaatcatcacTTGGCCCACTCaaccataatttaaaaaataaaaaaaacaaaccaAGCACACTTTTGGACTGTTATGAAAACACCAaatctataaatatttttcctacaATTCCTAATTCATAAATTAAAGATCTTCTGTCTCTAAATTgataaaaagttatatttcttcttcatttttctAGGGATGGTGGGAAGAGAAATACTTGGTCAAGATCCAATTAAAACTTTAAACCAAATTTAAGATCGATTAGGCATAACGAGTTAAACTGAAACCAGACCGTTTATAGGGAAGTAAATTAAAATCAGATCGGGATCAACAGGTTAAGTCGTTGATTCCAACCCAAGTCAAACTCtgtttttttaataagaaaataaatggcCAGATTTAAAACgcataaaatgaattaaatcgtttttaaatcaaatgaaaaTTAGTTCAACTGAAGCAAACGGGTTTGGTtccacttcatccctatcatcagctcctaaatTGCCAGTATCGACCCGGAAGGAAAACAACCAAGAGCTTGTTTGACCTTGACTTCAAaagtctaaaatatttttaaaaaatcacaatTTTTACATGttgaattaatattaataaaattcgatAATTTTAGTCAATTACGCCCAtattctttaattaattatatatattatttataattgatgaacttttttttaatttgaagacAATAAAGTCTTGTTTAGTAGTATAAATGATAAAAAGGAGAGAGTTATTATCAgcaattctttttaaaaaaaattaaaaatcgtaTTGTACTTTTTTGtgaacattattattattaaagttGGAGGAATGTAATTTTTGCCAAGCTTATTACTATATTGCTAAAATTCTAAAACATAAACGAAATTTAATTCAAAGGCAAACATAGTCTTTTAACCTCAAAAACTATTCCTAGTTCCAATGATGATTACAAGCAGACTGTTACAGAAATGTTGATAGAGATTAACTGATACTGTGAAATACAAATTGCTTTCTCatgggcaaaaaaaaaaaatcaacctaCATCAATTAGAATGAGCATGGCCCATTGAAAGGGATTGATGGATTCCTTCATAAATCCTCAGTTGAATCAGAGTCCCAATGAAGCCTTGGATTGGGAAGCCAGTCGCAGCAAGCCAGCAAGTATAGCAATATCATGTCATCAAGGTATTCTTATATGAATGCTTCTCATTTATGTTTTAAGggaatgtttaatgatgatgcATCCATAAGCAGAAAAATTCACCTAATTTTAATCTTGTTTTTGATCTTGAGTAGGGGTAGGACGCCTCTGAACCAGATAACGCTTTGTGCTTTCTAATACACCAAAAAATATTGAACCTCCAATGCCTATCCACAGAACTCTTGGCTCTATTCCCTGCAGCATCATCCATGAACCCAAAACGAGAATAagaatgaaaatattttcttcaaTGTACTGTTATTTTTTCTACTTCAGGTTAAAGAATATCATTCTTCAAACAACCATCTTTCATACCTACAAAATCTCATAATTTTAtagtcttatttatttatttatctgtgAATAGTTGCACATGTCAGCTTGCGCAAGCACATCTAAAATAATACAAGTGAATACAAAAGGCTCAGGTGCTAAATACCCAGGCCCCAACTGGCTGCACTAGCTGGGTACAATTATCTGATTAATTAAAACAGAACATCTGAAGCTTGTGGCATTATATGCTAAGAGTCGAGAGGTTAGATAATTTCGAGACTTTCTTCTCCGCACTAGAATGAAAATGGTCAAACTATATTATGAGACCATTAATTCAAAAATAGTAGTTGAATATTCTGTATGATACAGCAATATTCATTTGATATTCAGTTTTTAGAATGCAGATGGAAATATGGATGATACGCACCTTGAGAAGAGCAGCAGGTCCTTCTTCTCTAACAACAGTTTGAACACAATCAAAGATCCCTTTGTACCGGTTAGCTGAACcctacaaaaaataataatatgacgTAAAAGTTAATGAACTGGTTCCAAGATATATTGAACTATAAATGATATAAAATGAGCGTACCTGAACCATTAACCTTGTCTTAATCACATCAAGTGGTGTAGTTATAGCTCCAGTCAGTGCACCTACAGAAAATAATATTCTACTTGTGTGGattgatatattatattttgCCCATAAGGACCAGCTCCAGTTGTATTTATAGGCTTAAGATGGCAACATTACCTGCAAAAGCACCAATGATAGCATTTTCTGGATCATTCAATTCTCGCCGTGCCTGCCAAAAAGAGTGCTACTAGATGAGGCTTGTAATGTCCATCTGTCCTCATCTAAGAAAGATTTAGTTACTTTACAACTAACATAGTTTTTGTGATTAAATATTTCCAACAATCACCTAAAACTTGttcttgtaaatattttttgggGTTACTAAAGCATAAAATGTGGAGCTAACTAATGTTGATAATGTTCTTAACTTAAATTTTTAGTCTGAGGAAAGTAGGAGTAAAAACATTAAACAAAAACATTTTATCAATACAACAAGGAGACACAAAACATTTCATTGTACAATTGGCTTCCATCAATAGCCTTTACGTCGAGATACTCAAAGGAAAAGGCAGGAAATGGATCAAATTCTATATGATGACTTCCAAAAGATAACAAGGAGACACAAAACCAGAGAGCTCCAATGGAAATCAACATGATCATGACCCTGTTTTTCTTTTGCAGACTTGATGAGAAGTTAAGTGATCAGCatttcataatttatatattcagAGTAATTTAACGTTCAAGAAGGCCATTATTTCCAAAAAATGATAGTTCATATTTTTATGGGATTCAAATAAATGACAATCAAGATTCAGTTTCAAGATGAGAATTTGTGAAAGAGCAACCTCAGAAAATGCAACTCAGCATTAATAAAGTCCGGAAAAATCGGAAAAAAGAAATCAAGTAAAAAGTGTGATGCTGGATGAAGGAACGGCAAGCTCTCAAGCAACAAGATGCACAACACAAGTTTAAGGGTCATTTTACACAAGATGAGAGATATACCGCTGCTTTATAACCTATCCGAAGTTGTTCATAGATACAAAACTGAATTGCATCAAATGGCAAATCTCGCAACAGAAATGATCCATATCCCTGCTCTCAAAAATAAAGGTTAATTCAGAAAGACAAAAGAAGGGAAAGAGCTTGAGAATGTGCAATGGCTACTTGTTAAAGATTAACAGATAAAAAAAAGtatagagagaaaataaaacaagaaacacCTTTAGCATGAAAAAGAACCTTCTCAATCTTTACTATAAAAGGAACAAAAATATAAGTGTAAATTTGCTCATTTAGAGGAACAACATTGACATGGGATCTTAGTTTGTATAAAAATACGAAGCTCTGGGTTTAAATTGGACATACTGCATAGAGCCCCTTAAAACCTTCCTTAGAGACAATAAGGCGGACAGCATCTGGGGCTGAGGTAAATTGCCCAGTCTGCATTCTTTGCTTAACAACCTGAATATTGTTAAAAATGAAAAGCTAATAATATTCAATGATGGATCAGAAAGCATGTCTTCTTAATCTAAATATATAAATGTAACAGATGTACCTCTGTGGGAACACGAATTAGAGAAGCAGCAACCCCTCCAATGGCACCTGCagtctataaaaaaattaaaaactctgTATACGATATAAGAAAAATGATATCCATGAATAGAGAATACTTCATCACAACCACTTAGCTAATGCAACTAAAATTCAGGAGGATAATCACATGAAATTATTTAGTTCATATAAGGATTAAGACCCAGGGCCAGGGGAAGTATGAGACTTCAAAGGAATTGTGCACCCATAATGTATTTGGATGTGGATCTCAAATTTAATAAAGTAATATTTGCATTAGCATCCTTGGCCTGTGCCATGTATTTATACAGAGATAAACAAAGAACCAACCACCAAAGAAGCCAAAGCTAACATATTAAGAATGTGACAAAGGAAACTGAAAAGAACAAGAAAATCTTACTAGATGAGCTACAGCACTAAGATTTTCAGGAAACATTCGCAATAATTTCTGCTTTGTAGGCTCATATACTCCAACAAATAATGCAGAAGCCCTGTACAAGAATAAGAAGCATTACCAACAAAAGCCAAAACCAGGAATAATAAAAGATGATAAACAATGTAAACAAGAACTTTCAAAATTAATGGACAAAGTCACGCCACTTACCAAGAAAAATTTCCCCAAGTATTcagaacaaaaataaataagtaacaaataaataaaactcaaaTGCTTCCTGTCTGAGTTATATTTATTCCATCCATTTCTATCATAGTGAACTAGAGAGAAAATGTTACTGGATTCATTGAAGTTAAAAGGAGAGAGATCTCTATAATTTCAAAAGCAGCTTATTTGCAAAAGAAACCCATAGACAATGCAGGCAATTCAAACacattttatttacttttaatcaGAAGTAGAAAGCCACAAGCAAAATCTAGGCAATAAAATCTGAAGTAGCCAAGCTGCATATTTTCCTAATTTCCTTTAGCATGCACAAAAAACAAGTTACAAGGAGGCAACTGCTAGTGTACTGTGGAATTTGGATGCATGTAAATGGGCAGGCATAGAACCTCAGCACAGACAACAGAGAGACTTGCTACTAAAGAGATGCTCACAAATGACAAGCAGAATATGAGCTT
This genomic interval from Manihot esculenta cultivar AM560-2 chromosome 12, M.esculenta_v8, whole genome shotgun sequence contains the following:
- the LOC110627337 gene encoding S-adenosylmethionine carrier 1, chloroplastic/mitochondrial; amino-acid sequence: MGPFTLAIDAKGSSKVPSGFADAPIRKMQNSSHLKARKAFASMSVQEEKPFDFLRTLFEGVIAGGTAGVVVETALYPIDTIKTRLQAARGGGKIILKGLYSGLAGNLAGVLPASALFVGVYEPTKQKLLRMFPENLSAVAHLTAGAIGGVAASLIRVPTEVVKQRMQTGQFTSAPDAVRLIVSKEGFKGLYAGYGSFLLRDLPFDAIQFCIYEQLRIGYKAAARRELNDPENAIIGAFAGALTGAITTPLDVIKTRLMVQGSANRYKGIFDCVQTVVREEGPAALLKGIEPRVLWIGIGGSIFFGVLESTKRYLVQRRPTPTQDQKQD